agtgaacgaacccgcGGCCGGccggtgcagtgagataccaccttaggGGACACTACCAGTACTGGTATATCCCACACTGTTGCCAATACAATAGAGACATATTCACGTTCGACCTTGCTTGACGGATCCGGAACATGGACAGTCTCTAATTTCTAGGGCAGGTGTCAGACGTTTCTATAGCATTACGATCATATGACGACTTTTATATGGAAGATAGATAATTGTTGTCTGTGTCTCATTCACTCTGATTGACTTTTTATGTCTCATCCATCTTTTATATCTATGATGTATTACCGTTGTTTAAGTCCCGATTGATCTACAATTCCCCAACCATCAGAAATATGATCCCTGGTTGTTGTCATCTCGCTGAATGGGTATTCTGAGAAACATGGGGATCATTACAATAGAAAGAGTCCATTATCTAAATTGGTGTGTTGTTGACATGACAGTGTTGTCAGCCAGCGACATGTCATAATACACTTAGGCGATCATTGTAAATCATCCCTATCGACTCATGGAAGTACTTCAGATAGTTTGCCCCAGTTTCCTAGAAGTGTTTGCAGTCGCTACAACGCCGGGCATAATTGGTAACTTGTTCAGGCTAGGCTTCGTTACGCAAGAGGCATCAAACCAGGCTGGTGAAAAAGCTCCTCTCGGCGATAATGACTTGCACTGCAAGTGCAAATGGAAGCAACTGCTTATTCCTTAAAAACCAAGTTTTACTTCAAAACGCATCATTTCCCACAGGCGTTCTGTGCATAGGATAGATGCTTTAACTTCCATAAATCCTTCATTTGCTTGCTAAACTATAAATTCAGTTGGCTCCCTACGGGTAtgagccagttacagccctggataGCAGATTATGCGTTccttactacattgtatttgtctgCCAGTCGTAAGTCTTCTGAAATTTTTTACAATTCAAGCACTTCTTCAACTGGGCATACAACATGACAAAATGCCAACAGGCTCGGGAAAAACCAAATCTATTTCACCCCAACTGGCCCAAGgcagcaaaatatttttgtctaaTTTCAGACTACATGTGCCAGGTTAGGTTGAGTTTCTATTTGTTCTTCTATGCATCTTCAAAATAGTCTATTTCTTGTAAAATCTGTTTAAAGCCAACCATTTCATAAAGGGAGGGCATAGTTGGGGGACAAACTTAATGTTGTAAAGCAAGCTTTTAAATGCCATTATCTTTTTTCTTCTCTCTAGAACCATACCAAGATCATTAATACCAGTTACATTTACTTGGAACTGTAATTTTATCAGAAAGCAAGCTAGTTCCACAATCATGGCATATTGTCAGGAGCTGACTTTACTTCTCTTTGTCCAGCTATGCTTTGGATGGGAAAATGGGCTGAAATTCTGTGTTTAATGTGTGTTCATTCAGCAAGACTCACATTAATAAATCTTTATTACAATACTGTGAAAGCTCAGCACCTCAACTAATAAAGTATGGACAGAAGAAGACATGGCCATAGACAGAGGTTGACTCTtctttattttcctttgttgtgatATTTTACATGGTTTCCATGTTCTCTAGTTTGAAGAGACGTGCTTCTTCCAGGCAGCCAGGGGCCCATGGTTGGGGAGGTACTTCACTCCGACACCGTCCGCCACGAAGCGGTCATTTTCCTTCAGTTCCAGATAGTCAGGCTGGTCAAACTTGGTGAAGCCCCACTTCTTGGACATGTAGATCTGGGTTAACAACAAATAATATTGTTAAttgttaaagaaaaaaagatgataCAAGTATACTCAGAATTGACAACTCTTTTACTTCCAACATTGTACATTACAAGTCAATCCTTCTTTTGGGATAGAGCAACCTCAGTACAACTTCAATAAAACAGTTACAAAGAATTAGTATAAAAATGTCAAAAGCTCTAAGGTAACTTCAAGATTTTACACAAGCCATGCTTGAAAAGTGGCTACAACTTTCATCAAAATGTCAAACCAGCTTAAACATGTCAATAACACACATTGTTTCATGTACAGGCTGTATTTGTGGACTGACTTTTTTGTCTACCCCATCAAACATTTAGATGGACAACAGTCAAGGTTAAACACATGGGCAACACAAATCAATCACCTTCTGGCGTCCGGGGAACTTGAACTTGGCTCGGCGCAGAGCCTCGATCACGTGGGCCTTGTTGGCCTCCCTGGCACGGCACGAGATCAGGGGCTGGCCGATGTGAACGCGGGCCACAGTGCCTTGAGGCTTGCCAAAGGCACCACGCATCCCAGTCTGCAATCTGTTCAACACACAGTCAGATTAGTTAGTACAAAGAGTTGCTGCATTACCAGTACTGTAAATCATGGCATTTCTGCAGNNNNNNNNNNNNNNNNNNNNNNNNNNNNNNNNNNNNNNNNNNNNNNNNNNNNNNNNNNNNNNNNNNNNNNNNNNNNNNNNNNNNNNNNNNNNNNNNNNNNNNNNNNNNNNNNNNNNNNNNNNNNNNNNNNNNNNNNNNNNNNNNNNNNNNNNNNNNNNNNNNAACACTCCATCCTCTTCATCCCTTAAGAGACATGAGGCCACTTTTATGCTTTACCAAAAAGAATATCCCTTTGAACTTAGAAGTGACTTTCAGTATACTTGTAAACATTAAAATACTGTACAAGAACCTTAGTTCAGAACTGACCTATCAGCCCCAGCACACGACAACATTTTGTTGATGCGGATGACGTGGAAGGGGTGCACACGGATGCGGATGTGGAAGGCGTCCTTGCCGCAATGCTTCACAAGGTACTTATTACAGCAGATACGCCCCGCCTCAAGAGCTTCGGAGGACACCTGGGGAGAACAAATATAGAAGCCCTGTTAAGCTCTTTCATAGCCAAGCATCAGGCCATCTATCAATAGTAGTATCTCTCAACATGCAATATATAG
This genomic stretch from Branchiostoma floridae strain S238N-H82 chromosome 13, Bfl_VNyyK, whole genome shotgun sequence harbors:
- the LOC118428781 gene encoding 60S ribosomal protein L10-like — its product is MGRRPARCYRYCKNKPYPKSRFCRGVPDPKIRIFDLGRKKAKVDEFPLCIHLVSDEYEQVSSEALEAGRICCNKYLVKHCGKDAFHIRIRVHPFHVIRINKMLSCAGADRLQTGMRGAFGKPQGTVARVHIGQPLISCRAREANKAHVIEALRRAKFKFPGRQKIYMSKKWGFTKFDQPDYLELKENDRFVADGVGVKYLPNHGPLAAWKKHVSSN